tgaaaCTCAATCAGACCATCACaaactacattttcatttctctaGCAGTCGAGGGGGTAAGCCACAGTTTGGTTTAACATCTATTAGTGATATCTCTCAGCATTCATGCGTATGATCTTGGTCCAGGACACACAGCTGAAGGACTTATGGTTGAAAATCCACTGGCCGGATCTTCATCTCCACTTTCTTGAGGGAGTAGTTGGACCCGTGCCAGCCATACCAATTGATCCCATCTGGCTTCTTTGTTATGTGCTGACCGTAGCGGTGAAATACGCCGTTCAAGTTTGAGTCAGTGCAGCAGTTGTACCAGTAACCACCTGGAAGGACACACGggaaaataattaaacttaATGCTAATGGGAAGGAATCAGTATCTGTTACATCTACTATAAATCACGCCAGACAGTTTTCTGTGGGTTTTTTTGCCAAAAAACGTACCTTTGCGCAGGGAAGCACAATCGTCCACACATTTGTCATTGTCCTTGTTCATGGTGCTGAAGTTGGTGTTGTTGTGGTAGCGCAGGGAGTCGCCAGCGTTCCCACTGTAGTTGGCAAGGAAGAGCTTGTAGCTGTTGAGCTCGTTACTCACAGTGAAAAACCCATATTCGGCGTAGCGCGTCTCTCCTTCCCAGTCCTGCATTGGAAAACATATAACATGATTAAGAGAGGGATATTATAGAATATTGGCTTTCAAGGTTTGCCTGATCTGCTAAAgttagtttgatttattattgatttacaCTGCATACCCTTAGAACAAACTGGTTTTGGGTTTTTACCTTTTCACTTTTGGCTATTAAAAGGTTTGTGCTCTATTAGCATATTCGTGCTCTTAAGTGTCTCGGCCCAAGCTGTAATAATTGCTGTGCTTTCCAACACGTACCTCCAACTCAACCCTGAGCACACTGGGCTGCCTTGTTAGACGGAAGATGTTGTCATTGCCTAACCAGAAGTCTCCGCGGATGGATCCAAATCCATTTTTGTATGCCTTCCAGTCACGGTTAAATGATGTCAGGCCTACTTTGCGTCTCTGGATCAGAGTCCAACCACCTCCATTTGTTTCCATGTCACAGAAGACCTGAAAATATTTACCATAATGTTATGCAGATGCCCCACTATGCTCCAccaataaaagcaaaaaggaaaaagcttAAGTACAACTTACACTCAACTCCGGTGTACCCAGAAACTCATCTTTAGGAAGTTTGTACTCGCCAGAGATCTTGTAGTTCTTACTGTACAGGGATGAGCAGTCGTATATGGcatctggaagaaaaaaaagaacccTTTCAGTTATGATAAAACCATATGCAGGTCCATAAAAAGAGTGAATGTCATAAATTTGAACAGCTTTATGGATATCTGAGTGATTGGGCAGATGAAAAAGTGACCTTTACCCCGCCAAAAGCAAAATAGATCAAAACAGAAGGCTCAGATTTTTGCATAGTTCTCCTCAGACTCCAGTCGCAGTATGGTGATGCCATTAATGGGGCTATGAGATCACTATGGAGCATTGAGCCCAATACTTTAAAAAGGctgtgtgaaagaaagagatggaaACCTTCCACTTCTTCTAATCTTTGCATCCCTTCCTGTTCTGCCCTCCTGTCTCTAATTTTCTCCAGTTTAAAAAAGGCCCCTGTGTTCCCTGTGCCAGTGACATAAATGTGGTCCTGCTAGACCACAGAGTTAAGGTATTGAAATAATAAACTACGTCATGCCTGGTTAAGCTCCTGGCAGGGGCCAGTGCTGATTAGTGGTGTGTTAAAGTTGAGTTGAATGTCGGAGTCATTTGGCTTTGATGGAGCTCTCTATTGACACCCGTGCAGATGAGGCTCCAGCTTcaaaattatgatttattataaGTGTGAGCACTGTCATATTCCTCGCAACCAATTCAAAAAATAGTTCCTGGGACAACCAAGCAATAGACATGGCTGATTATAGTTTTTCACGTCtagaataaatatatagtttCTTGTGTGCAAAAATATTTAACGTATTTGAAAAGTGCTTCAGATAATTTACTTCCTCACATTCCAGTGAAATGGAAGCTTGTGAATTTCTTAGCTTGTTATTTACTTGAGTCTGCTTTTCAAATGAGAAAGGAGTTTCTTGCAGCTAGTAATTGCAAGAAACTCCTTGTGTAAAATTAAAACATGCTGAACAGGTCAGTacaaaaaaggtacattttgagTTCAAACTATTCGGAAAATCTTTCCCCATCCGGGGAACACCTGGAGGTTGAATTTAACAGCAACTGCTTAACAGGCTAAGAGAGAAAGCCAGTTGCTGAATATGCACTGGAATCAGGGTCAGTTTTACCATgtgtgaacatttttatttaaaatctccCCTGgactttttaatttgaaaacaatTCAGCAAAAATACcttacttttttaaagaagtaatGACATCAAACAGAAGAACTACAAATTCTGGTAATTTATTTCATACTGTATTACCAGCTGCTACAAAAGCTCACCTGATGAAGTCTGTGTGGCAGACTGCAGGGTTTGTAGCTGCATTATCTCTACACGGTTGTTGATCTCAGAGTACTTGCTCTCCGCCTCCGTGACCCGGGCTTCCTGCTGCCGGTTCTGCTTGTCCAGCTCCATTATTTGCCTAACAACGCTCATCAAGTCGGTCTCCTGCTTGCGACTCATCTCGTCCAGGATACTGGTCAGATTGGCCACCTGGACCTTGAGTGAACGCACCTCGTCGCAGCACTGATTCTTGGGGGGCTTCGGAGGTGCCAGTCTCTTCCTGGGATTCTGGGCCCAAGTCTCCGCCAACAGAAGAAGCGTGAGCCCAAGAACTACTACGCTCAAATTAACTTTTGCCATTTCTTATACAAAAGTACTTGTTTTCAAGTCTTTTGACTCAAAAGTAGTTGCTCCCTGTAGAAGGTCTTGGCTGGAAATATCAAATGGACCAAAGATTTGACTGACCAGTCAAGTTGGAGCTCCTCACCCAGGCTCTGTCTAGTTTCCTAAGTGAAGCCCTCCTCTGCCTGAGCATCttaaatattttgtatgtaggtcctcctcctctccccccctccacgCACCATGCTGACCCTCTCCTACCTTCAGGGTGGAGGACCTTTCCCATACCTCCTCCCCCTGGCCCCCCGCCTACTTCTCCACTCATCTTACTTTCACTCATTCCACAGAAGCTTTAGCCCacgttttttctctctttgtcagGTGTTGAAGGCTTCCTGGCAGTACGGGTTTTTTCTGCCTCTGCCTGGAAGGGCAAAATTAGAGGCTGAGGACAAAAAACAAAGGCTATTCAACTCAATGCACTTACAATTACGAGCCATTTGGTATGTTGTGAAACAGCAAACGCTTAAATACTTGCACTGGATTAAAGTTATTcctctttaaagaaaaattGTTACAACATTTGAAAGAATGTTTCAGGCTTAACTGCCATTGTATGTAATTATCTTCCCTGTCTTCACAGTCAAATTAGTCTGTTAATGACAGATTTGACTCTATCCTTGGGGCTAAGCATTTCTTCAGCAAATTTGGTCTTCACATGCCAAGAGGTGTTCAGAGTCACTAATCACTCTTAAATGTGGGTTAAGTGTTCTGTTGATGCTACCCTTTTTGGCAGACtttgaaacagaaatgttttccGCAGTGCCTTTCAGCGTAACACTTTAAAAGGGTGTTGATAAATGGGGAAAGGCTTTAGAGCAAAATTCTGCCTAAACAGTCTCAATTAAGCAGAAATAATTATTCAGGAGAGGGCAAACAAAGTCTAAAAATGCTGTCTACAAGCTTAAAGGACTGACATTTTGCGACCACACATGCACTGCTGTTTTAAAAGTAGTTACAAGGGTATACTGTTACCCACTGGAGCCACAGGACAACAGTATGAAGTGATAGTGTTGCTTTGATGAATAACAGGTGGCTGCTCGCATTTATTCCTCTGTGTTATAGCGTTGACACCATTGACATACAAAGATGATGTACTGTAAGCATTGGACAGCACAGGAAACACAATAGATTAATGTTCGTGTTTCATTTGGATGTGACCCCACTATTTGAGAAAAGATTAAAATAAGATCCATCTAACTGTTTCTACTCTTGACTCTATGTAGGGAAGTTTAACTGAAAATTTGCTCActaaaaaaagttatttcaatCCAAAATGAATCACTGATGTCCATCTAGTGAATAATACTGCTGCTCTTTGTCATATGATGCGAGTATAAAGATGAGTGCATGTAGAGTTCAACACATGCGGTGCATATTGGGGGTCTTTCTTCAACGGGTGCCTTGTTTATGTCTTTAGAACTCCAAAGGTCTTTAAGTTGTCCTGACGATGGTCCCTTCGCCGAaacatttttccacattttgtcACTTTTAGCACATGGAATACATCTTTTTCCTTTCACCCGCGTTGACCCAATGAAATAGACCATGAATTCAGGTTTGACCTGGGTCACCATGTCTGTCTGGATTGGGTATAAAAGATCTCTGTACAATGGTAAGTAGCTGGTTACTTGGGCTAATTCAgcctgtgtttattttaatactgtACATTGTTGAAAGGAAACGCTCATAGGCACATGGTGGTCATTGCGGTTGGTGCCAAATTTGAACTGCTACAATAGTGGAGCATACAAAGCAGCCTTGTAGCAGAAAGTGTTCGCTTACCATCTGCTGCTGAATGGAGTACATTTGCGTGACTTAATAACAAGGTTTGCACCATACCTGCTTTTCTGTAATCtgtacttttaaaaacattttccaccATGCCAATCACTGACCTGGGTGTGAACATTATACCTTTGCAATGTCAGACATCAGAGATTTCTTGAATCTCCGTTCTGTGGAATTTCTATCCCATCCCAGCATCCAGAGGAGCTGCCAGCCCTGCCAACTAAGAAGAAGCCTTTGGAGATTAGGCCAGGTTGTGGGGTTTTAGAGGGCGTTTACTTTGGACATGGGAACAGCAGATCATGCATGACTTTTATGATTCCCCCTATGCCCGATCATTGCCGTGCGAAATAGATGAACTGCCATGATGAAGTGCCAGGGTATGCAGTAAGTATAGGGAGTTTTTTGTAGCAGCACTAACTGAGACATGGCTGTACCAGGACATTCCTGTCAGTTTTTGCTTAAACTTTATGGCTTTTACCTTCTTCACATGAACAGGAATAAAGTGTCTGGAAAAGGTAAGTATTAAAGCAATTGCACATTCATAGACAAGAAAAAATGACCCCAGTACAGTATATTTATGTACTGTAAGAAAACCCCTGAGCTAATCTGTCCAAGCATATAAACACCATCAATTTCCTTCAAATGTTGAGAAGACTTTGAACAGTTGTAGCGCCACGATGCAATGTTTTTACAAGCGGGTCTACGACAAATGTTTCTATTGATGAATCAAGTAATTCCATAATAAGTACTTCTGCTATATTAAAGAGCAATagtaaatatacaaaatcaGACATAATTCCAATTAATGCTATGTCATGTATATGAATTTCTTGCCTATAAATCATTTAGACTACAATGTACTGTACaggaaaatatttaacaaatggaGGCGAAAACAAGGAGCTGAGGGCGGGAAGGGTTGACGGAATAAAGCAGTAACTTAATATGACTGAAAAAATGAACACTTCTAAAGTCGTTTCCCCTATCATTACATCATTTCACATCACAAGCTGAAACATTGTTTTaggttttttaaacattactCTTTTCTGTCCCTCTTGCTTAATGTTTGGcatcaaacaaataatgaaacgGTTTTCATTGTTCTGCTAAGCATCGTATTTGTATCATGGGAAATGTGGTCTGGTTCACAAATTCCATTATTACATAAAGGTTTCACTGTCATAACTACAAATGTGGATTTGTTAAGCTTGTTTTTCCAGGAATTTTGCTCTGGTCACCGCTCTGCAATTTCccatttacactttttttttgtttaaatgttgacGTATGTTTTTAGTGTCCTGTATTTGTTGGATTTATAAGGTGCATATGGGAAtagtattacatttttcatctccATACCAACATAATGGGTTGCTTTCATGTACAGTGTGTTGCAATGCTTTTAATTGCCACTGGTTAGATCATAACATGATCCATGTCTCGAATTTCCTCCATTTGTCAAAAAGTGGCAACAACTCTCCATAATGCTATCGTCGGCCACAATATTTATGTGGCTTAGTTTCATGTGGTTCTCTTTGCGTAAAACCACAATGTGATGATTGCAGGGTAAATAAAGTGGTCACCACATAATGCTCTCCTGGAAATCCACGCTTACCTTTCCATTATGTTTGAAAATCTTCCAATGATATGTACCAGAGAGAAAGTATTGAAAGGTGTTTCAGTTAGGATAACTATCTTTGCTATgatatgttaaatataattGAGTTACATTTGCAATTCTGCTGCTAAAAGTGTATAGAAtctaatacatttttatcattttgaccTTAGCTCCTGTCTAAATAATATTTCTTGCATTGGCAGATGTTTGCtaacaatgttaatgtttaaaGGTGTGTAGTGCCTGTTGACCTCCCTGTAAAATCTTAAGTCATGGGCGTTGATGTGCGTCAGGCTCTTTTGGAAAATTGTGGATAATTTGCTTTCATGGATTTTGTCATTGCCCTAACTGCTCTATGAGTCACATCTCACTCAGCAGCAATGCATCCCAGTGGCATCACTTTCCTCTGCTCCTGGACTCTGTCATTCAGTGCTAGTACAGGAAAAGTCCAGATGGATGCTGTTTTATATGTTTAGCATCACGCTGTTTTCCCCTTCAAAACAGCTTCTTTATACACCATTTTCCCCTTTTAACTATGTCTCACCACTCTCTGTGTGAAGAATTCTCGGCTCCTCTTAACATTAGAGGTATTTACTAAACTTTAACCAAAGCCCCCCCTTTTTATACGACTTCCTCTGGAAGCCTGCACATTTCattgaacgtttttttttcctttgcccTGCAAGACAAGTTGGACACCCTTCTGTGCTAATCGCAGCTGTCATCTATCTTTGATAAGTGTGAGCTGACCAAACAGTGTTTTCGATCGAAATATTCTCACAGGCGGCTTTTGTGTCACtaaatacaatggaaatacCCTTTTGTCATCAAACAGTGACCACCGGGGCCAAGCTGTCAGTGAAGCACTCATGGGTTCAATTACAGGAAGGCAGGAGGTGAAAGCAGGAGCCAGCGGATTCCAGGGCTTCTATCTCAAAACTTAAATTACGTAATCTTTATTAACGGTAACCTCTTCCACCTGTCGGCTCTGTTCGAACAGAAGGTCCTCCGTTTCAATTGTAAAGATGTTATCCCTTTCGCTTATTTAAAGGGATTATATTTCCTTAAGGTGCttacttaaaaacaaacataacataTCAAAGAATTGAAATTAGAAATGGATTCACTGTGATTGACTTtttgattgttattttatttcattgaaccattttattttttattgtgagaAATCTGCATTTATTATCCATTGTTAAACCAATACTTATGGTGCTTATTAACTCACAGTCTAGCTTGATTATTAACACAGTTTGAATTGAAATGGTATGCCTGACATTCCCCCTAAGCCATTATAAAATCGACATGGGGTGGATATTACCCTAATTTCAGAAACATAAGGCAAATGTTTGAGTTACCATGGTTCggatttcaaaataatacaatagaAAATGACTTGCTTAATTCAATTAAACCTGGTCACGTATCGGGGTTAAATAAACTGTTCCATATTCCAATAATGAAGCAGACGGTATGCACCAGAGTGTCTGGCTCTTAGAGTGGCAGACTTCAGGCCCTCGCAGACGTTCAAGAGGTCTGGTGGCTTAAGCTGGTTATGGCTACCATGCGGCGTCTGCTGTCGCACTGTATGCAGGTCAGGTTTCGGCCGTCTGCTGACCACCCTACGAACCAGTAGCTGGGACACACAGTCCTTCAGGGGAAGAAGAAACAGATTAGCTTTGATCCCTTTTAGAATGATTATACCGCTTTGTGTCAACACAGCTGGTCAAATGGCACTTCTTCAAAAAGACTTTTCGTgacattgaaatgtaaaagttgtTGTGTAAtaggacagaaaacaaaaaacacttgtGACCCCATTTGGCATTCCATTGTGTGCTCTTGGCTCTGTGGGTATCGGCATGATTTCAGGCATTTGAGTAAAGCTAACCATTAGTTAAGGTTAGTTGAAAGGCAAAAACTTTGATATCATTAAGCTATATTCTGTTGGACTTcctgtgcatttattttcatagtATGGGTTCTACAATTCATTTGAACACAGTGTAAccagtaaatataaatatacaaataaatacttttcagTTTTTGACAGACAGCTCACATTTTGCTGCTTGAAGACTGATGCAATCCTTTTGTTTGAACATAAATTCCATTGTTTAGAAGAAAAATCAATTAAAGCATGAGTCAATTTCAATAGAACAAATCTGAATAAATCTATCACAGAACTGGCATCTTTCAATGGAAATATGTAATGGATAATTTCACTGGAAAATGTAGTCAATATGTTGCCTGCGGAAAGCCAAGTCTTTCCAAAACACATATACATATCTCGTTGTCCACATGGCAACAGCAGCATTCCAATGAGGTAGCTGtcaggatttttatttttctgtggaGGGCCACTAGAGACACTGCGTTCTGTCAACCTTTTGACCTTAAGGTGAGGAGCCCAGGAGACATTGGTAAACATTGGTGGAATTGTTTCTCCGGCTGATTTCTCAATGGCCCCTTAACACTCCAAACTGTGTTGaggaataagaaaaataacagaTAATTGGGAAATGATGCAATAAAGGATATAACATTTCAACAGAAACCTTATTAAAAATTCAgattcattatgttttatttgattattttactaTGTGCAAAGCCACATTCCAAAGCACTAAGCTTAGTGATAAGCTTCACTGAGAGAGctcattttgaagaaattgtCACGGGTTGCTAAGTGTTTCCCCATGCCGCAGCATCTGCTCAGTGATGAAACAACTACCTTTTTGTCTTGACATTTTCAGGGAAATAAGAGACAAAGAGCTAGTCAGATGGTGTCAGAGATGAGTTCAAACCTCCGTTAGCCAAACTCATCTCCAGGCAATCTGGAACAAAGTGGGTGAGGTAACTACTTCTTATGCCTCAATGCTTATCTCATTTAGTTATGAGACAAAGAGGCCAAAAACTGTATTGGATAATGACAACATTTTGCTCCTAGTCCTAGATTTTAGGCTTCATTTGAGATTGTGTCACAAGATATTTATGATCTGTTGATGTCTTTATGAAAGATGGAGCGCATGTAATATCACAACATGTATCAAAGCTCCGTACCTCTGGGCTTCAGccttaaatacaaaaagatgtGGCTTTGAAGTTTAAAAGTAATGTAAGATTTCAGTATCCAGCagctacatttgaaatataaccCATTTTTACAAAAGGTTGGGTGTTTGAATTCTCCCaacattttattgtcttttattttttgtctatttttgttCGTTTTTCAtcaatttattttccattgatAAAATTCATTGCCTTAGGATTTATCTCTAGTTTGGAAAGGGCTTATAGAAAAAAATCCTCCTTGTCTTACCCTGCTTTCATAAACAATCTGGTTCACGTGTCGCCAGTCAGTAGTACAGtatcattttctttcaaagccCAGTCATGCTGCTCAAATAAATAAGCAGCTGAAAAAATAGGAATCTTTTGGCCCATTTATGTCAATCATCTTCTAATTGCCCATAACCGATGCCTGAGTGGGATGTCGGTGAAACTTTTTGAAACCGAccaagaaggaaaacaaagctAGTTCATGCTACATTGGTCACTGTGATACAATATACAAAGGAAGATTATTTGAAATAATCCATTTTCcctcaacacatttttttaagggGAAGGgttgttttagtatttttttttaatttcttggATGAccatttattttgcaaaatgaagttgttatttctaaatgtaatagaagttatttaaatacttgaaaatgctgaATGTGTCAAATGTAAGCAATTGTTTCATTTGCAATCTTTTTACAGAtctactttaaatacattttcattaatgAATAAAGCGGCTCTTCCTCTAGGCTTCCACTGCTTTTAAAGAGATCATCTTAAATGAATGGTACTATACTTAATGTACACTTACTTTCTTAAAATGGCTTTCCGGTTCCATATGGCTTTTGGAAGTATTTGTTTCAGAGACAACGGTTGGTTGGGGTAAACCCCAAAAAACCCTAACCCCACACGTTTCTTATCGGTATTCTAGGAGGAGCCCTGTGTAGTGGAAATGAGTCCCCCAAGGTGCTGCACAGTTGGGTTCATTCTGCCTGGGAATATTCTTGATTGCATTTTGGCAGCCCTAAGAATGAACAGCTCTTTAGGCACAAAGTCCAAAGAAGTGTCAGACATGTAGTTTGACTTTTCCTGCAGTGGAGCAATTGTAAGGATTTGTAAGGATGGTGCATTATTTCATGCTACTAGCAACATTCAACTAAATGAAACCATAAACCAAATAATGTAAAGCTTTTTCTGTAATGTAAAGGGACTAAATGGACTATTTGCCCAACCCTTATGGAGCTCAAGCTTCTTCCACGGCCGTCGACAACCTCCCGTTACGTAGCTGGCTGTAAATCAGTTCATAACCTTTGCCAACAATTCATAAGATGTTTTAACAAACGTTCAAACTCTCAAATATGCTAACGggattaaaagaaaaggaaaaacagagtAAATCCATTCAAGTTACTTTGGTTCATTTTTAACTTAAGCTGTGTTTGGATAGCCATTCCCATTTTGAACTTATGTTCAACATTAAGGAATGGAGTCAGCGCTTGGCAAGCAAAGCACCCAGAAATCAGTACGGATCAAGTGGGTATCTTCCTAATTAAATTAGATTAAGTCCAGTAGTGAGGCCCTTTTTTCCTCTGTGAGATTCACGTATATCTAACCCTCTCTGGGGGAAAATGTCTTCAATTTCCTTTGAGTTCATGCTCTCTTCTCATTTGAAAAAGCCAAGCCACTTCAGAAAACTTGAGATGGGGATTATGGATTATATTATTGGAGTGGAGGGGATTGGATTCTCTTTATAGAGCTTTGAAAAGAAGATCCATTTCTACTCTCTTGGTGCTTTCTGACCCAAAGTAATCATTGCttaatgtattatattcatCAAAATCACAGCACACATGTGGGTTTACTGTTTGCAGTTTGATAAATCATTTGTCTTACACTCTTGAGACTCATAGTAGAGTGTAAGTGATGTTCTTCTCTCTGTTGAGGTTGTAACTGAGTCTACCTATACCCATCAAAGAGTCAATCAAcctttctaaataaaataagccaaaaacacatttcattaatgTCAGCATCATATAGTTTGGTATAGTCTGCTTAAggtgattggttgttttttttctctactgCTCAAGAGATGTTTGAATAGCAATGGTGCAGTCCTCTGCTTTTGTAATAGAAGTTGGAATACTCATTCGCAGTCATAGCTGAAAGACAAGCTGTCCTGTCTGTAATTTGGAATAAGGACTTCTTTTGTcttgtaaaatattttatttaattcactgtaaagatgttttgtttacattatAGAGTCTCACTGGCAATGTGCAttcaaaaaaaagtgtttcaattATGTATTCCTGTATTCTGTGGTAAAGAGCTGCATGCTAACCTCATCCAGGGTTTGGAATTCAACCTCAAAGAAATCTGATGCACATCACATTATCTAAAATGTCATGGCATGATCTAATAAATCATGATGTTTGTAAAATTTAACTCAAGCTCTTTTCAGACACTTCAGTTCTGAGAAAAGTTCCAGAAAGGAAGTGATACTGCGCAAGTGAGGCCTGACAGAGAGTTTCAAGAAGTTTTTTGCTTGCTACTAGTTTGACGGAGGTTTTACTCGAGTAGGATGTTACGTGAGCCTGGTCATCTGGATGTGTTTAGACTGTGTGCTCGGAGCTGGCAGCCAGATGGCTTCAGCTGAGGGACAATGAAATCTCCAGGGTCCGCAGGAGAGAAAGCCCTTATTCTGATTTGTTTCCTCGGATGAAACCACATCTGGGCAGCTTTAGCATACCTctgcagcttgtgtgtgtgatgggacATAGAGGCCCTGCAGTTCTTTGTTCACTTAATGCTCTCAGTTGATTATTTGACAACAAAAGTTAATTCTTCAGTCCGATTTAAATCCAAAAAGTATACACAACatacctgtgtgtgagtgtcagtgtgAGTCACAATACTGGATggtagttgtatttatttaatactgtGGGATAGTTATTCATTTGTTGTTGAAAACGTGCATGGCACCTTATCAAGCCctatgagaaacaaaaaaagcttaTTTAC
The Eleginops maclovinus isolate JMC-PN-2008 ecotype Puerto Natales chromosome 1, JC_Emac_rtc_rv5, whole genome shotgun sequence genome window above contains:
- the angptl7 gene encoding angiopoietin-related protein 7 → MAKVNLSVVVLGLTLLLLAETWAQNPRKRLAPPKPPKNQCCDEVRSLKVQVANLTSILDEMSRKQETDLMSVVRQIMELDKQNRQQEARVTEAESKYSEINNRVEIMQLQTLQSATQTSSDAIYDCSSLYSKNYKISGEYKLPKDEFLGTPELSVFCDMETNGGGWTLIQRRKVGLTSFNRDWKAYKNGFGSIRGDFWLGNDNIFRLTRQPSVLRVELEDWEGETRYAEYGFFTVSNELNSYKLFLANYSGNAGDSLRYHNNTNFSTMNKDNDKCVDDCASLRKGGYWYNCCTDSNLNGVFHRYGQHITKKPDGINWYGWHGSNYSLKKVEMKIRPVDFQP